CAGCGCGTGGCGGGCGGTGCGCACGTCGTGCACGCGAAAGATGCGGGCGCCGCGCGCCAGCCCGGCTACGCACGCACCCGCCGTCCCCGCATCGCGCTCGTGCGCGGGGATGCCGCCCAGCAGCCCGCCGATGAACGCCTTGCGCGACGCCCCCAGCAGCAGCGGATAGCCCAGCCGCGCCAGCACTCCCAGCCGCGCGATCAGCTCCACGTTCTGATCCGCCGTCTTCGCGAACCCGATCCCCGGGTCCAGCACGATGCGCTCCTCGTCTATCCCCGCCGCGCGCGCACGGGCGAGAGGCGGGGCCAGCTCCGCCGCCACTTCGGCCGCCACATCGGAATAGGACGCGTGCGACTGCATGGTGGCGGGGGTGCCGCGCATGTGCATCAGCACCAGCCCCGCCTCCGCCCGCGCGACCACCTCCGCCATCGCCGGATCGCCCAGCGCCGACACGTCGTTCACAACCTCGGCCCCCGCCTCAAGCGCGGCGCGGGCGACCTCCGCCTTGCGCGTATCCACCGACAGCGGCACGTCCAGCTCCGCGCGGATCGCCTCGATGACGGGAAGCACGCGCTCCATCTCCTCCTCCGCGCTGACCTCGGCGGCGCCGGGGCGGGTGCTCTCGCCGCCGACGTCGAGCAGATCGGCGCCGGTGGCGGCCATCCCCCGGGCGCGCGCGAGGGCCGGCCCCGCGCCACGGAACCGGCCCCCGTCGCTGAAGCT
This DNA window, taken from Longimicrobium sp., encodes the following:
- the folP gene encoding dihydropteroate synthase, producing the protein MALGTGHWLLPRRALSLDRPLVMGILNVTPDSFSDGGRFRGAGPALARARGMAATGADLLDVGGESTRPGAAEVSAEEEMERVLPVIEAIRAELDVPLSVDTRKAEVARAALEAGAEVVNDVSALGDPAMAEVVARAEAGLVLMHMRGTPATMQSHASYSDVAAEVAAELAPPLARARAAGIDEERIVLDPGIGFAKTADQNVELIARLGVLARLGYPLLLGASRKAFIGGLLGGIPAHERDAGTAGACVAGLARGARIFRVHDVRTARHALDVAWSILRIPAEAA